From Scatophagus argus isolate fScaArg1 chromosome 2, fScaArg1.pri, whole genome shotgun sequence, a single genomic window includes:
- the LOC124068965 gene encoding adhesion G protein-coupled receptor E5 isoform X2, whose translation MGSVKELFHLGLLCMLWKCLSGCDQGFNRINRECVDVDDCKETPNLCGNHSKCFNTNGSYYCNCEPGFKNQGGVNFTALDGECRDDNECTNNNTICGHGGKCFNLIGSFNCTCHPGYTNNNHIREVCKDINECSTGEDLCKKGTCENIDGSYWCRCLKGYTNYGIEKTPCSKLDCDNFSVDSKNAPSLGGLADILLMMRNSCLALSNPSAAGEVKPEGEALLEKLFTATEVVLSPGYLDRSEDVSHLLSTVEKAIMLIGPQLKDHNTKLETSETDAVIAVQRGKTRPTGPIHLSSENAALDTDWTTAAGMGSYPGFALAALLSYKNLEISVNGSFEELTEYEKDGAEPTFNVSSRVVSVVVSNPSTENLSHHVNITLRHLQKKKESREVRYICVYWTERGTWSSDGCDTHHPNTTYTVCKCNHLSSFAVLMALYPMEHPFELVLMTKIGLGLSLLCLILCILTFKFCRSIQGTRTTIHLHLCICLFMADLFFLTGISQTEPVAGCRFIAAMLHFFFLGVFSWMLLEGVQLYCMVVRVFNATIRPLYLFITGYGAPLVIVIISAIIRPTGYGTNKHCWLSLKDGLIWSFFGPVCFVIIANVFFFIITVWKLAQKFASLNPDLSKLHKIKAFTVTAIAQMCILGLMWVFGAFLFQEFSMVAAYIFTFLNSLQGVLVFIMHCLLSKQVRDEYAHFLSCICTPQKRYSDFSSTNPSSSQSQASQSGRHTSESKI comes from the exons ATGGGGTCTGTGAAGGAACTATTTCATCTTG GCCTATTATGTATGCTGTGGAAATGTCTCTCTGGGTGTGACCAGGGCTTCAACAGAATAAACCGTGAATGTGTCG ATGTGGATGACTGCAAAGAAACCCCCAATCTATGTGGGAATCACTCAAAATGCTTTAACACAAATGGCAGCTATTACTGTAATTGTGAGCCTGGCTTCAAAAACCAAGGGGGTGTTAACTTCACAGCGTTAGATGGAGAGTGCAGAG ATGACAATGAATGCACCAATAACAACACAATCTGCGGTCATGGTGGGAAGTGTTTCAACCTGATTGGGAGCTTCAACTGCACCTGCCATCCTGGGTATACCAACAACAACCATATCCGTGAAGTCTGTAAAG ACATAAATGAATGCAGTACAGGTGAAGACCTCTGCAAAAAAGGGACTTGTGAAAACATTGATGGGAGTTACTGGTGCCGGTGTCTGAAAGGATACACTAATTATGGCATTGAAAAGACCCCATGTTcaa AACTTGACTGCGACAACTTCAGCGTGGACAGCAAGAATGCACCA TCGCTTGGAGGGCTTGCAGACATTTTGTTAATGATGAGAAACAGCTGCTTGGCTCTGTCGAACCCAAGTGCTGCTGGTGAAGTGAAACCTGAAGGAGAGGCGCTACTTGAG AAACTTTTCACAGCGACCGAGGTTGTGCTGTCCCCTGGTTACCTGGACAGAAGTGAAGATGTGAGCCATCTGCTCAGTACGGTGGAGAAAGCTATTATGCTCATTGGTCCACAACTCAAAGACCACAACACCAAGCTAGAGACCAGTGAGACAG ACGCAGTGATTGCAGTGCAGAGGGGAAAGACTCGACCCACTGGACCAATCCATCTGAGCAGTGAGAATGCTGCACTTGACACTGACTGGACAACAGCAGCTGGCATGGGATCATATCCTG GTTTTGCTCTGGCTGCACTATTGAGCTACAAGAATCTTGAGATCTCTGTTAATGGTTCCTTTGAGGAGCTCACAGAATATGAAAAAGATGGTGCGGAACCGACATTTAATGTCTCCTCTAGAGTTGTGTCTGTTGTGGTCTCCAACCCATCCACTGAGAACCTGAGCCACCATGTCAACATCACACTGAGACATCTACAG aaaaaaaaggagtcTCGTGAAGTGAGATACATCTGTGTGTACTGGACTGAGAGAGGGACCTGGTCGTCAGATGGTTGTGATACACATCACCCCAACACAACATacactgtgtgtaaatgtaatcaTCTGAGCAGCTTTGCTGTGCTCATGGCACTCTACCCTATGGAG CACCCCTTTGAACTCGTGCTGATGACCAAGATAGGGTTGGGCTTATCCCTGCTGTGTCTCATTCTGTGCATCCTGACGTTCAAGTTCTGCCGTTCCATACAAGGGACTCGAACCACGATCCACCTTCACCTGTGCATCTGCCTCTTCATGGCTGACCTCTTCTTTCTGACTGGCATTTCACAAACTGAACCTGTG GCCGGCTGCAGGTTTATTGCAGCGATGctccatttcttctttttggggGTGTTTTCCTGGATGCTGTTGGAAGGGGTGCAGCTTTACTGTATGGTGGTCCGGGTCTTCAATGCCACCATTCGACCTCTCTATCTATTCATCACTGGTTACGGGGCACCCCTTGTTATCGTCATTATATCTGCCATCATTAGACCAACGGGATACGGCACTAACAAGCA CTGCTGGCTTTCACTTAAAGACGGCCTCATCTGGAGTTTTTTTGGCCCTGTGTGCTTCGTCATCATCGCCAACGTCttctttttcatcatcactgtctGGAAACTGGCCCAGAAATTTGCCAGCCTCAACCCAGACCTCTCCAAACTACACAAAATTAA AGCTTTCACAGTGACAGCAATCGCCCAGATGTGTATACTGGGTCTGATGTGGGTGTTTGGGGCCTTCCTGTTTCAAGAGTTCTCTATGGTGGCAGCATATATCTTCACTTTCCTCAACAGCCTGCAGGGAGTGCTGGTTTTCATCATGCACTGCCTCTTGTCTAAACAG gTGAGAGATGAGTACGCCCATTTCCTGTCCTGTATCTGCACACCACAGAAGAGATACTCTGACTTCAGCAGTACCAATCCCTCCAGTAGTCAGTCACAA GCTTCTCAGAGTGGGCGGCACACGAGCGAATCCAAAATATGA
- the LOC124068965 gene encoding adhesion G protein-coupled receptor E5 isoform X1, whose amino-acid sequence MGSVKELFHLGLLCMLWKCLSGCDQGFNRINRECVDVDDCKETPNLCGNHSKCFNTNGSYYCNCEPGFKNQGGVNFTALDGECRDDNECTNNNTICGHGGKCFNLIGSFNCTCHPGYTNNNHIREVCKDINECSTGEDLCKKGTCENIDGSYWCRCLKGYTNYGIEKTPCSKLDCDNFSVDSKNAPSLGGLADILLMMRNSCLALSNPSAAGEVKPEGEALLEKLFTATEVVLSPGYLDRSEDVSHLLSTVEKAIMLIGPQLKDHNTKLETSETVDAVIAVQRGKTRPTGPIHLSSENAALDTDWTTAAGMGSYPGFALAALLSYKNLEISVNGSFEELTEYEKDGAEPTFNVSSRVVSVVVSNPSTENLSHHVNITLRHLQKKKESREVRYICVYWTERGTWSSDGCDTHHPNTTYTVCKCNHLSSFAVLMALYPMEHPFELVLMTKIGLGLSLLCLILCILTFKFCRSIQGTRTTIHLHLCICLFMADLFFLTGISQTEPVAGCRFIAAMLHFFFLGVFSWMLLEGVQLYCMVVRVFNATIRPLYLFITGYGAPLVIVIISAIIRPTGYGTNKHCWLSLKDGLIWSFFGPVCFVIIANVFFFIITVWKLAQKFASLNPDLSKLHKIKAFTVTAIAQMCILGLMWVFGAFLFQEFSMVAAYIFTFLNSLQGVLVFIMHCLLSKQVRDEYAHFLSCICTPQKRYSDFSSTNPSSSQSQASQSGRHTSESKI is encoded by the exons ATGGGGTCTGTGAAGGAACTATTTCATCTTG GCCTATTATGTATGCTGTGGAAATGTCTCTCTGGGTGTGACCAGGGCTTCAACAGAATAAACCGTGAATGTGTCG ATGTGGATGACTGCAAAGAAACCCCCAATCTATGTGGGAATCACTCAAAATGCTTTAACACAAATGGCAGCTATTACTGTAATTGTGAGCCTGGCTTCAAAAACCAAGGGGGTGTTAACTTCACAGCGTTAGATGGAGAGTGCAGAG ATGACAATGAATGCACCAATAACAACACAATCTGCGGTCATGGTGGGAAGTGTTTCAACCTGATTGGGAGCTTCAACTGCACCTGCCATCCTGGGTATACCAACAACAACCATATCCGTGAAGTCTGTAAAG ACATAAATGAATGCAGTACAGGTGAAGACCTCTGCAAAAAAGGGACTTGTGAAAACATTGATGGGAGTTACTGGTGCCGGTGTCTGAAAGGATACACTAATTATGGCATTGAAAAGACCCCATGTTcaa AACTTGACTGCGACAACTTCAGCGTGGACAGCAAGAATGCACCA TCGCTTGGAGGGCTTGCAGACATTTTGTTAATGATGAGAAACAGCTGCTTGGCTCTGTCGAACCCAAGTGCTGCTGGTGAAGTGAAACCTGAAGGAGAGGCGCTACTTGAG AAACTTTTCACAGCGACCGAGGTTGTGCTGTCCCCTGGTTACCTGGACAGAAGTGAAGATGTGAGCCATCTGCTCAGTACGGTGGAGAAAGCTATTATGCTCATTGGTCCACAACTCAAAGACCACAACACCAAGCTAGAGACCAGTGAGACAG TAGACGCAGTGATTGCAGTGCAGAGGGGAAAGACTCGACCCACTGGACCAATCCATCTGAGCAGTGAGAATGCTGCACTTGACACTGACTGGACAACAGCAGCTGGCATGGGATCATATCCTG GTTTTGCTCTGGCTGCACTATTGAGCTACAAGAATCTTGAGATCTCTGTTAATGGTTCCTTTGAGGAGCTCACAGAATATGAAAAAGATGGTGCGGAACCGACATTTAATGTCTCCTCTAGAGTTGTGTCTGTTGTGGTCTCCAACCCATCCACTGAGAACCTGAGCCACCATGTCAACATCACACTGAGACATCTACAG aaaaaaaaggagtcTCGTGAAGTGAGATACATCTGTGTGTACTGGACTGAGAGAGGGACCTGGTCGTCAGATGGTTGTGATACACATCACCCCAACACAACATacactgtgtgtaaatgtaatcaTCTGAGCAGCTTTGCTGTGCTCATGGCACTCTACCCTATGGAG CACCCCTTTGAACTCGTGCTGATGACCAAGATAGGGTTGGGCTTATCCCTGCTGTGTCTCATTCTGTGCATCCTGACGTTCAAGTTCTGCCGTTCCATACAAGGGACTCGAACCACGATCCACCTTCACCTGTGCATCTGCCTCTTCATGGCTGACCTCTTCTTTCTGACTGGCATTTCACAAACTGAACCTGTG GCCGGCTGCAGGTTTATTGCAGCGATGctccatttcttctttttggggGTGTTTTCCTGGATGCTGTTGGAAGGGGTGCAGCTTTACTGTATGGTGGTCCGGGTCTTCAATGCCACCATTCGACCTCTCTATCTATTCATCACTGGTTACGGGGCACCCCTTGTTATCGTCATTATATCTGCCATCATTAGACCAACGGGATACGGCACTAACAAGCA CTGCTGGCTTTCACTTAAAGACGGCCTCATCTGGAGTTTTTTTGGCCCTGTGTGCTTCGTCATCATCGCCAACGTCttctttttcatcatcactgtctGGAAACTGGCCCAGAAATTTGCCAGCCTCAACCCAGACCTCTCCAAACTACACAAAATTAA AGCTTTCACAGTGACAGCAATCGCCCAGATGTGTATACTGGGTCTGATGTGGGTGTTTGGGGCCTTCCTGTTTCAAGAGTTCTCTATGGTGGCAGCATATATCTTCACTTTCCTCAACAGCCTGCAGGGAGTGCTGGTTTTCATCATGCACTGCCTCTTGTCTAAACAG gTGAGAGATGAGTACGCCCATTTCCTGTCCTGTATCTGCACACCACAGAAGAGATACTCTGACTTCAGCAGTACCAATCCCTCCAGTAGTCAGTCACAA GCTTCTCAGAGTGGGCGGCACACGAGCGAATCCAAAATATGA
- the LOC124068977 gene encoding basement membrane-specific heparan sulfate proteoglycan core protein-like, producing the protein MDVSRGVLILCSLLCTVTAQAPVVSVEPRTATVRQGESVSFRCQVSSGAQPITFIGWKRANNQALQDNVKLGPGNNVLTVSNAQPGNQGQYHCTARNSAGSSSATGMLNVKFAPKVRLTPPGPLRVRIGDPVSVECRATGRPRPTLAWKRQGSTLQLVTRETNDANTIQWPAAHPEDSGVYICQAENTEGMTEVKVEVTVEGGPGAPVASVGTAEMTVVEGNTVTMTCQASGSPTPVITWSKLRAPLPWKHTVADGVLTLTSVGRQDSGQYICNATNIHGYSEAYTQMEVETPPYATCLPEQVRLQPGDTLTLQCLAHGSHPIQFVWSRVGRMSMPAGAETTKDGKLIIAHVKLNHSGTYKCVATNHIASSEALARVIIKA; encoded by the exons ATGGATGTCTCACGTGGCGTTTTGATCCTCTGTTCTCTCTTATGTACAG tgactGCTCAGGCTCCTGTAGTCTCAGTGGAGCCCCGGACTGCTACCGTGCGCCAGGGGGAGTCTGTCAGCTTCAGGTGCCAAGTGAGCAGCGGTGCACAGCCAATCACATTCATAGGGTGGAAGAGAGCCAATAACCAAGCATTACAAG ACAATGTTAAGCTTGGTCCTGGTAACAACGTGCTGACGGTTTCCAATGCCCAACCTGGAAACCAGGGCCAGTACCACTGCACAGCAAGAAACTCTGCAGGCAGCAGCTCTGCCACAGGCATGCTGAACGTCAAAT TCGCTCCTAAAGTGCGGCTGACGCCACCAGGGCCCCTGCGGGTCAGGATCGGTGACCCCGTGTCAGTGGAGTGTCGCGCCACAGGCAGGCCACGCCCCACGCTGGCCTGGAAACGCCAAGGCTCCACCCTGCAGCTGGTTACCAGGGAGACAAATGATGCCAACACCATACAG tggCCTGCAGCGCATCCAGAAGACTCAGGAGTTTATATTTGCCAGGCTGAAAACACTGAGGGGATGACAGAGGTCAAAGTTGAGGTCACTGTTGAGGGTGGGCCAGGGGCACCGGTGGCTTCAGTGGGCACCGCAGAAATGACAGTGGTGGAGGGGAATACAGTCACAATGACATGTCAGGCCAGTG GCTCCCCTACTCCTGTCATCACCTGGTCCAAGCTCAGAGCAccgttgccatggaaacacacTGTGGCCGATGGAGTTTTGACACTGACCAGTGTCGGGCGGCAAGATTCGGGACAATACATCTGTAATGCAACCAACATACATGGCTATAGTGAGGCGTACACgcagatggaggtggaga CTCCTCCGTACGCCACCTGCCTGCCTGAACAGGTGAGGCTTCAGCCCGGAGATACCCTGACCCTGCAGTGCCTCGCCCACGGCTCTCACCCCATTCAGTTCGTGTGGAGTCGGGTGGGCAGGATGAGCATGCCTGCTGGAGCAGAGACCACGAAGGATGGAAAGCTGATCATAGCCCACGTTAAACTGAATCACAGCGGAACGTACAAATGTGTGGCCACCAACCACATTGCCTCCAGTGAGGCACTAGCCAGAGTCATCATAAAAG CTTAA